From the genome of Nicotiana sylvestris chromosome 1, ASM39365v2, whole genome shotgun sequence:
cacaatttcaaaagtaatcgaaatttagccacttttcatatgaagataaatttgaacgaaaacattgtttaaaattcgaaaaatattccagtataatataccggtccaacaaaatatgctggaagttcatatacagaTGCTTCAATCTCCGGTATATTATGCTGTAACTTTCTGTATGTTGGAGtttcaacataatatgctggaagttcatacactgGTAcatcaatctccagtatattatgctggaactttatgtgctgcagcaaaataatgactacttttcaatgactttacaaacgctggctatttttcaattaccagtccgaaaactggctagccggTACTATTTTCACGTTTATGTTGGGTTCCTTTAATCAACTTCAGCCCATTTAACATTATTGGGCTAACGCTTGTTGGCCTGTCTTCTCGATGGTCAATAAGTCAATGAAAATTGTGAAAATAGTACGGCGTAGCCAATTTTCTGATTGATAATTGAAAAGTAGTTTGTGTTTGTaaaatcattgaaaaatagctattATTTTATTGAAATACGgatagttccaatataatatgctggattatggagctcctgcgtataaacttccagcatattatgttgaaaCTCCAACATAcgaaaagttccaacataatatgatggattatggagctcctgcGTATAAAATCCAATATATTATGTTGAAACTCCAGCACATCatgaattccagcataatatatcaTATGTAAAAACTCGAACTCCAGCATatgctaaatttcgattacttttgaaactatgactatttttcaattaccagttcTAAATCTGGCTATTACTGATTTTTTTTCCCATTAAAATTCTTAGTACAACCATGAAATTAACTTCTCCTGAGATACTAAAATTCATATGATGTCAATTTATaatggtggattatttttttATGGACGAACTGCGAAATTAGTGACTTCTTCTTCTAATAAATTCTGTTAAACGAACTAACTTTCTGAAATGGGAAACACTacccccacccccccccccctttttttttttttttttttttgctaatgaGATCTTTAAGCCTTGACAGATCGTTTGGTCTTGTGTATAAATCCAGTAAACGTAGGGATTTTTGCCAAGCCAAAAAATGTGTTCTACTAGTGTGAGAGAGAGGCACTTGATCCTGTAAATAAACATTCCTAACTTTTGAccaaaatgaaaattgaaaagaaagaaagaaacacaGTGACCTTGAACTTGTTACTTTTAACAGTATAGTTTTCATATAGAAGGATCATTAGTAACGATTTATTGGTTACTATGCCACCCAGGAGATCCTCAACCTAAAGAACTTGGCATTACTGCACCCATATATTCATCATCTAAAGTTGGACTAAATGCCCTCAGAGGAAACAAATTACTTCACAAATGTTACCATCTTAGATGAATTGCAACAATGTGAAAAAGAGCCTAACATTTTGTTGCCATATTACAACTATAACCTAATCAAATGAAATAATAAGACTAAAGCTAGAGCAAACAAGTGCTATTTTGATTTAGACCAAAGGTCTCTTCTCTTCCTCCTCTTCATTGCCTACTTGAAATCTGTTATCTTCAGTCTGAGATGGTTTTTCGGTTTGATGAAGAGGAAGAGTTTGCTGAGGCCTAGGTAGGGGCTTGTTTTCAGGCAACATCTTCATTATGATACACATAGCCATCAATAGCAATCCGGTACCATGTTGTTCGGTCAAAGGCTTCGTGAATATCAAGTAAGAAAGCAACAACGTTACAGCCTTCCTTGCAGTCGTAATCTGATAATTTCAACACAGTTAATAGTCGTACAAATTCAAGCAAATTGCGTGTTATAGTTGGAGATGTATACGCGCGGTCATAATGAGATAATCAAACAATTTCACTAAAGGATAATTGGTCTAGATAGAAACAAACCATTGTAGTAGTGGCAGCACCAAATATTGCTATGAGGGAAAGGACAGACACTTGCCCCACAAAAGTAGCACAGGCTTCAAACACCAAGACTCCGTAAACATAGGGGTGCTGCAGGAAAAAAGGAAACAAGGTAAGCAGGAAAGAAGGTTGAAACAAGATGCATGTGTTCAAGTGATGATTACCTGAGCACATGAAGGCCATGCTTTCCTTAGTTCTCCAGTTACAATCATAGCCACGATCAAGATAGGAAAGCCGACAATTGTTGAGCAGTAGAGCATCTCCATCTGTTAAAGTTAAAGGTTAAAAAATCCAAAAGGTGTGAGTTAGTCACAAGTTTATCATGAACGATTATTCTCATGATCAAGCATCATATTGAATGCAAAAGCACATGAAATAAACCTGTGTTGTGTTAGGATTCATCTTGAAGATGGCCTCTTGATAATTCCCCACAAAGGAATCCATAATCAAAGCACCAGATATCATTAGCACACCGATAATGCTGAAATTTGGCGAGGTTTGCGCATCAGCCAAGGTGAAAAGAATTAGGCCTACTACCAAGAGTATTGCCGATATATATTCATGGGGTGGATATTTTCGTCGCAGACCGGGTATAAAAGCCCCCATCACCATGACAGGCAAAACCTGGAATATTCGTAAATTGGAACATCAAGCTTGTTAGGCAGCAGACGAATAAACTTCTATCCTGCTAATCAATGAGAAACACAAGCTTGTAATCCACACCAACATTGGTTACCAAGATTATCTTTAATCCACATTAAAATTGGTTACCAAGATTATCTTTAACCATATTCTGTCATGAACTATCAAGAATGCAAAGTAATTACACTAATTGCAAGAAAATCTTACGTTAGAGAAAAGACTGTTGTCAAGGTGCGCCCCAAGGCATTTAGTAAACCGAAGTAATCATATTTGTTTTTTGTCCTTATTGTTCTTATTGATAAGGACATCTAGAAAGTCCTTCGTGATCTGTCATAAAACTGGTCTACCACATTTACCAAAAACGAGGATTGCTGGTTGGTATGATTAATTCTACTAATTTCATCTAGGCTCGCTTTCGTCTATTTAATATATTAGAGACAAGCATCATCATCTCTCCGCGAGGAACAGAGGAATTGACTTAGTTATTCACCTTGGCGGATTTGAACATGATTTGTGCTGGATAATTGATGAAAGCCAAAGCCCCTTTGGTTAATCCCTGTGAGCCCATAAGAACCGCAGAGAGCTTAAAGTAAGTCCTCCATGAGTTCACCATTTGCTTGGGAGTAAAACCATTGAAGTAAATAAGAGCAACATAAACCCATCCTTGAACAAAGGTAAAGTACCACCCATAGCTGCAATAAGTCAAATACTCACCACTTGAGCAAATTAATCTCTTAATATAGACCAAGCCAAAAATATTTAATAATGATCCTTAAAAGGGGCATGTCAAGCTTACCTGAATTGAAGCCTATTATAGACATATTCCTGTAATTTTGAACATATAAATTAAGCTAAAATCAGCTTCACCTTTACAAAGGAAAAAACTCAAGTGCACTAGTAAAGTCCAAGATGATGTCAATTGATTCCAGGAATAATATGAAGTCAGAAAAGATGTAATAAACAGATAGCTACACTTGCGTAACAAGGCAAAAGGCAAGGGCCCTTGTAGTGGAAATTAAGGCAAAAGTTGGCAACCATCAATTCTATTTTTCTAACAGTAAGAGATTACTTCTGCAAAATGGACCACAAAGGGGTCCCaagaattttttttaacaatAGTAGAAACATAAGAAAACAACAATTAAAGAATTAATGGAGTTATTATTAATGTTAATGATTCGGGCAATCTGCATCAGTATTAAATTACAAACTTGGTCCACTCAAGTCTACCTAGTTAGAGACAAATTCCTTATTAAGCATATAATAATACTACTGACAAAACTTAGAATTGTCCTCATTAATTTTAAATTGAAAATACATAAGCACTTATAACATGAAATCAAACCCATTTAAAGCCAATAAAATACACCCAAGTCATAGCATTAAACATgcgaaaaaggaaaagaaatcaaaacCAAAACTGCAACTACTTTTTTTTTGGGTGAAATTTCTTGTTGACCAAACAAGAAGAAATATTTATGAAACTTAAGAAATCCATACCCCCAAAAAACTTCAGATTCCTTCCTTTATTACATATCTTAGTGACCAAATAACAATGAGCAAAACGAAGAAAGATTTCATAAGACTTACCTCACAGACACCATTGACGAGATACCCAAAAAAGAACCCAGAAGAGCACAAGAGGAACTGTTGCCATCTGGGTCGGGTTGAAAGAGAAATACCAAATAGAAACAGAGCTTGCTCTTCATTCTTCATCTTTTTAATTTCACTTTTTTCTGCACACAATTTGTTTCCTTTATTTGAAGGGGCTCTAAAAAAGGTGTTATTGGACTTGGTTAATAAATCAAGTTGGCTGATTCAAAGCTTGCATGTTGACTTTGGATACAGAAAAACAGACAAGAATTTAAGAATTTAAGGAAAACTTATCTGTTCCATTACGCtaacaaaaataaatataaaacaaaAGTAATCATAGATACGCATGTGGACTGAAAGaatcaagaaaataaaatgagaagcAGCGCTTTGGAGAACAACTctaaatagagagagagagagagagaaggggCGGGGACTTGAGAGTCTACACGATTTTAATGTGACACCCCAGtaaaagaagagagaagaagaagaagaagattatgATAATCTTCAATTGCGATTATTTAGACCCTCTTTCTTAAATTGTGTAACTAAATGGTCCTTCCAATTATTATAGAAATTATAAGGAAAATCCATCAGAAAAAGGAGAAATTAAATGAGGTTGGAGTTTTCGCTTTTAGGTGGGGAGTTTATTTTTAGCACATAgtaattaattaaggaaataacagcaGCTAGAAATTTAAAGTTTTTTCATCCGAAATTTAAAGGAGAAATTAAGTGAGgtagtaattttatttatttatttttaattgtatttttttaaGCGAAGTTTATTTTTAGCACATAATAAATAATAAGGAAATAACAGCAGCTAGATTTTATTACGGCGTGCAAAATTAGTATTGCTCAATTTTAACTTATAACTTGTTGATCATTAAGAGATTCATGATAATATAAAACTTTGGTTATAACCATTAAAGCGTGGACGATAGACATTAGTTTCCTCTCTTTATTGATTAGTGGTCATTAATAGAGAAACTGCATTTTTGGTACCTCGATTATGAGAAATTATGATTTAATTTTCGTAATTATAGATTAAGCATACTTAACCTTTAATATCTTAAATGTGCACTTTTGATCTGTACATTTCGGATTCTAGCAAATTTAAATAGATTATAGATTAGATGATAAATCATGTGACTACTCATGTGTTTGTGGTAAAGTTTCCCTCATACTTGAGCAGTAAAAAGATCATAAAATAGTTTGAATGTAACATTTTTTTTCTTACTTCATGATACCAAAATTACATATTTTTGTTGCTTGAAAGTTTGATGTGCTTAGTAAAATATGCGAGGACTAAAATAGATACCAATCCATTATTGAAGGACCAACAGTACAATTTCTCTTAACTAAATAAAGATTAACAGTTTTCTTTTTACTTCAATGTCAAACTATCTAAACACACAGAAACTTTAACAGTGGACGTAAAATGGTTTTTAATCTTATTAGCATAAATAAATTAACTCCTTAATAAGCTATTCCTGGAAAAAGAAATCAAATTGTAGTTCTATCTCATGCCTCATGAACCAAGCAAAGTATAAAAATGATCTTTAGTGAATTATTCTTTGAAAGCTAAAAAAACAAAATTATAGTTTTATCCCGTAccccatgaacaaagcaaagcACGATACTTTTATCTTATTGTACTTATAATTTATGACCCCTTAATATTAATTTTGTGAATCATGCATATCATACAATCTTATTCATAAAATCTAGTACTATAATCGCTCCTAATTTCTAGTAATTAAGTTTATCTTTTATACATTTTCTGTTTAACCTTATTTAAGAAATTAGTTAAATTAGTAGCTCATGTTGATGTCCATACTATTTTATTAAGGTTGCAGGTTAGGTTGTAGGAGGCTAGTGTGATAGTGTTTTGTCTTAGGATGCTAGTGGCTCTTGTTGTGTTCTTATTACTTCCGTTCTGTCTGTAGTACTGTGCTATTCTTACTAGTTATTGTTAGGATGCCAGTGTTTCTGCCTATTGTTACTGTTCCACTATTTCTTTCTATCGTCGTGAGCCGAGGATCTATCGAAAATAAATTCTCTATTTCTCCGGAGTAGGGGTAAAATTTGTATGCACACTACCTTCCTCATACCCTACTTGTAGAATTTTACTGGATTATTGTTGTTGTAACAGTAGTAGTTAAATTAATGATAATAGAGTGTTAAAAGACATTATTTTGTATTGACGTACTCAATGGTTTCTATTGTCCACCTTTTACTTGAACCCCAAGATCAAGACAAAGCTTTACGTTTTGTGCATTTGCTTTGGACGGACCCAATGAAACTTTACTCTAATGTCACGTAGTCGCCATTTCTAAGTTTCTGTTTTATTTTCATAAATCATTTAATTAGATTTTTTTTTGGGTTCCAAATTCCTCTAAACTACTTGATCCTGCTTAATTAGTTTGAAAATCTTAGTTCTGTTTGACTAAAAAAATACGAAGATCTTTTTGGACAAATCAATctaagatgaaggggtaaatcttagctgagTATAATAATCTCTAAAGAGGATAACAGATAAAGAGAAGATTGTTGTTAAATTTCTTTTCGTTCAAGAATAGTAATCTCCCCCAGGTCTGAATGTCCTATTACAAGGTTCCTATCCCCTTTTATACTAAGAGAGAAAACCTCTAAATTGTAAGAAGcaaaatacaaggaatattcgaGGGGATATTCCTAATGTCCCTTAATGGGCTTACACTATTACACGGGTCGTACAATCTCTTCTTTTGCCCTAAGGTCGTCTCCCTTGGGACGTCGACTCGAAGATACCCGGTCATTTGTCGTACTTGTCGTTGGTCGTGatcggtcaaatttggacccatacagttagtccctccgcttatcgGGATTACGACCGGGTGCATCCCCGATGAGCGGCCTTCATGCATTCATTATGGAGAAATTTAATCCGCTAAAACGTTACGTCATGGCCAATAAGGAACGGTCAACATGTTACTTTACCGAAAAATGATGTCAGCTTCACGTGCGTCATTATCACGCAGATTTTCGAGGAAGAACTGACGGCTTGGTGCTTCGATTCCTTCGCTGCTTTGTGACATGCCGCCTCGATTCTGGCGCCACCaaaccctataaataggtgaaCGGTTTTTCTTTCGAAAGATTTTAGCCACTTCACTCTTGATAACTTCTTTCACTCTTCCGCATTTGCTCTCATATCCTTCTATTTCTTCTCACGTTCTTCATTCgaagcttcttcttctttcttcttttcgtGTTGAAATTCTTCTGATTGATATTATGCTGAGGTGTCTCCATTCTCGTGAAGAGGTTCCTAAAGCTACCCCGTTATCTACGGCGTCACCTTCTGGCGGCGAAGATGCGATGGTAGAAGAGGGTGACAGCCCTCCTACAATAGAGGAGTTACTACCGAGACACCCCTCATCCTGGAGTGACTTCCTCAAAAATCCCCCTCCTACCTTGAACCCCGTAATTTTTGAGACGGAGCAAGT
Proteins encoded in this window:
- the LOC104242530 gene encoding UDP-galactose/UDP-glucose transporter 4-like; this encodes MKNEEQALFLFGISLSTRPRWQQFLLCSSGFFFGYLVNGVCEEYVYNRLQFSYGWYFTFVQGWVYVALIYFNGFTPKQMVNSWRTYFKLSAVLMGSQGLTKGALAFINYPAQIMFKSAKVLPVMVMGAFIPGLRRKYPPHEYISAILLVVGLILFTLADAQTSPNFSIIGVLMISGALIMDSFVGNYQEAIFKMNPNTTQMEMLYCSTIVGFPILIVAMIVTGELRKAWPSCAQHPYVYGVLVFEACATFVGQVSVLSLIAIFGAATTTMITTARKAVTLLLSYLIFTKPLTEQHGTGLLLMAMCIIMKMLPENKPLPRPQQTLPLHQTEKPSQTEDNRFQVGNEEEEEKRPLV